One window of Panthera tigris isolate Pti1 chromosome C2, P.tigris_Pti1_mat1.1, whole genome shotgun sequence genomic DNA carries:
- the RPL15 gene encoding 60S ribosomal protein L15: MGAYKYIQELWRKKQSDVMRFLLRVRCWQYRQLSALHRAPRPTRPDKARRLGYKAKQGYVIYRIRVRRGGRKRPVPKGATYGKPVHHGVNQLKFARSLQSVAEERAGRHCGALRVLNSYWVGEDSTYKFFEVILIDPFHKAIRRNPDTQWITKPVHKHREMRGLTSAGRKSRGLGKGHKFHHTIGGSRRAAWRRRNTLQLHRYR; this comes from the exons ATGGGCGCTTACAAGTACATCCAGGAGCTATGGAGGAAGAAGCAGTCCGACGTAATGCGCTTTCTTCTCAGGGTGCGCTGCTGGCAGTATCGCCAGCTTTCTGCGCTCCACAGGGCCCCCCGCCCAACCCGGCCCGATAAAGCGCGCAGACTGGGTTACAAGGCCAAGCAAG GTTATGTCATATATCGGATTCGTGTGCGACGTGGTGGCCGCAAACGCCCAGTTCCTAAGGGTGCTACCTATGGCAAGCCTGTCCATCACGGTGTCAACCAGCTGAAGTTTGCCCGAAGCCTCCAGTCTGTTGCAGAG GAGCGAGCTGGACGCCACTGTGGGGCTCTGAGAGTCTTGAATTCTTACTGGGTTGGCgaagattccacatacaaattcTTTGAGGTTATCCTTATCGATCCATTCCATAAAGCTATCAGAAGAAACCCCGACACCCAGTGGATCACCAAACCAGTCCACAAGCACAGGGAGATGCGAGGGCTGACATCTGCAGGCCGCAAGAGCCGTGGCCTCGGGAAGGGTCACAAGTTCCACCACACTATTGGTGGTTCTCGCCGTGCGGCTTGGAGAAGACgcaatactctccagctccaccGTTACCGTTAA